In the genome of Deinococcus yavapaiensis KR-236, one region contains:
- a CDS encoding HNH endonuclease: MPICALCGRDVPTLTEHHLVPRSRGKKGQELPTVMICSPCHRQLHVLFTNEELARDFNTLEKLRENEAVRRFVKWIRKQHPESYVRVRR, encoded by the coding sequence ATGCCGATTTGCGCGCTGTGCGGGCGCGACGTGCCGACCCTCACCGAGCATCACCTCGTGCCGCGCTCACGAGGCAAGAAAGGGCAGGAACTGCCGACCGTCATGATCTGCTCGCCGTGCCACCGTCAACTCCACGTGCTGTTCACGAACGAGGAATTGGCGCGCGACTTCAACACCCTGGAGAAGCTGAGGGAGAACGAGGCCGTGCGGCGCTTCGTGAAGTGGATTCGCAAGCAGCACCCCGAGTCGTACGTGCGCGTGCGGCGTTAA
- a CDS encoding 3-oxoacyl-[acyl-carrier-protein] synthase III C-terminal domain-containing protein, with protein sequence MRPIRILGTGEALPRRVVTSAEVEALCGVPSGWAERRAGVRERRWASDGETNAILGATAARAALDAAALSARDVDLVLNASGTAQQPIPDNAALIAAELGLSGVAAFSVHATCLSFLAALDVAADRVALGRAKRVLIVSSDVGSVGLNFGEPESACLIGDGAAAVIVGPSDGASGLHVSRFETYPEGAHLTEIRGGGTWRTPSHPDATPTDFLFRMAGLGVLKLARDVAPSFLERLSPGLSTGLGDIDVVVPHQASLAGLRLMERFGWPRERVATTLETLGNVIAASIPLTLHRAITSGALARGQRTLLIGTGAGFSIGGAILTY encoded by the coding sequence ATGCGGCCGATTCGAATTCTCGGCACCGGGGAAGCTTTGCCCAGGCGTGTCGTGACGAGCGCGGAAGTCGAGGCGTTGTGCGGCGTGCCGTCAGGCTGGGCCGAGCGGCGCGCAGGCGTTCGCGAGCGCCGCTGGGCGTCGGACGGCGAGACGAACGCCATCCTCGGCGCGACCGCCGCTCGAGCGGCCCTCGACGCCGCCGCGCTCTCCGCGCGCGACGTCGACCTCGTCCTGAACGCCTCCGGCACGGCGCAGCAGCCGATTCCGGACAACGCCGCCTTGATCGCCGCCGAACTCGGTCTGTCGGGCGTCGCCGCCTTCAGCGTGCACGCGACGTGCCTGTCGTTTCTCGCCGCCCTCGACGTCGCCGCCGACCGCGTCGCGCTCGGTCGGGCGAAGCGCGTCCTGATCGTCAGCAGCGACGTCGGTTCGGTCGGCCTCAACTTCGGCGAGCCCGAGAGCGCCTGCTTGATCGGAGACGGCGCGGCCGCCGTGATCGTCGGGCCCTCGGACGGCGCGAGCGGTCTGCACGTCTCGCGCTTCGAGACCTACCCGGAAGGCGCGCATCTCACCGAGATTCGTGGGGGCGGCACGTGGCGCACGCCGAGCCACCCCGACGCGACGCCCACGGATTTTCTCTTCCGCATGGCGGGATTGGGCGTCTTGAAGCTCGCGCGGGACGTCGCGCCGAGTTTCCTGGAGCGTCTGTCGCCCGGCTTGTCGACCGGCCTCGGCGACATCGATGTCGTCGTGCCGCATCAAGCGAGCCTCGCGGGTCTGCGCCTCATGGAGCGCTTCGGTTGGCCGCGCGAGCGCGTCGCCACGACCTTGGAGACCCTCGGCAACGTCATCGCCGCCAGCATTCCGCTCACGCTGCACCGCGCGATCACGAGCGGAGCCCTCGCTCGAGGGCAGCGAACCTTGCTGATCGGGACGGGCGCGGGCTTCTCAATCGGCGGGGCGATCTTGACTTACTGA
- a CDS encoding SDR family NAD(P)-dependent oxidoreductase yields the protein MTRLLPTLALGAAALVLAKKLTEKPYDLAGKVVLITGGSRGLGLVLARQLADEGAKLALCARSVEELRAAQAEFDAKNVPCVTYVADVASEADARRVVHDTAVHYGRLDVLINNAGIITVGPIETMTLKDYHDAMNVNYFGALHFMLAVRDVMKAQGGGRIVNIASIGGKVAVPHLVPYSASKFALSGLSKGWRSELAKDGVVVTTVHPGLISTGSPRNADFKGQHELEYAWFAVADNLPGLAQKVEDCARETIAALKAGRAEIVTSIPGKVLAFLGAVLPGVMADANALQNVLLPKPGGVGTQKRKGSESETALTQKLPRKQEAELANNEL from the coding sequence ATGACGCGACTCCTGCCCACGCTCGCCCTCGGCGCCGCCGCCCTCGTGCTCGCCAAGAAGCTCACCGAGAAGCCGTACGACCTCGCGGGCAAAGTCGTCCTGATCACGGGTGGTTCGCGCGGCCTGGGGTTGGTCCTCGCGCGGCAACTCGCCGACGAGGGCGCCAAGCTCGCCTTGTGCGCCCGCAGCGTAGAGGAACTGCGCGCAGCGCAAGCCGAATTCGACGCGAAGAACGTTCCGTGCGTGACGTACGTCGCCGACGTCGCCAGCGAGGCGGACGCGCGGCGCGTCGTTCACGACACGGCGGTGCACTACGGACGGCTGGACGTCCTGATCAACAACGCCGGGATCATCACCGTCGGGCCGATCGAGACGATGACCTTGAAGGACTATCACGACGCGATGAACGTCAACTACTTCGGCGCCCTGCACTTCATGCTCGCCGTGCGCGACGTCATGAAAGCGCAAGGCGGCGGGCGCATCGTGAACATCGCGTCCATCGGTGGAAAGGTCGCCGTGCCGCACCTCGTGCCGTACAGCGCCAGCAAGTTCGCTCTCAGCGGCCTCAGCAAAGGTTGGCGCTCGGAGCTCGCCAAGGACGGCGTCGTCGTCACGACCGTCCACCCGGGCTTGATCTCGACGGGCAGCCCGAGAAACGCGGACTTCAAAGGGCAGCACGAACTCGAATACGCCTGGTTCGCCGTCGCCGACAACTTGCCCGGCCTCGCGCAGAAGGTGGAGGATTGCGCCCGAGAAACCATCGCCGCCCTCAAGGCGGGACGCGCCGAGATCGTCACGAGCATTCCCGGCAAGGTTCTCGCCTTCCTCGGCGCCGTCTTGCCGGGCGTCATGGCGGACGCGAACGCCTTGCAGAACGTGTTGCTGCCCAAACCCGGTGGCGTCGGCACCCAAAAGCGCAAAGGTTCCGAAAGCGAAACGGCCCTCACGCAGAAGCTTCCGAGGAAGCAGGAGGCGGAACTCGCGAACAACGAGCTGTGA
- a CDS encoding PIG-L deacetylase family protein encodes MTDQPSLLAVFAHPDDEAFSSGGTLAFYASRGVRVTLACATRGEAGKQTDPNLTVEDLGRHREQELREACKALGIDDPIFLDYHDSGRQERVRKDDPKALLNVEPLDVETKILDVIERVKPQVLLTFDPHGGYGHIDHLVIHRATTAAFFAGSQRYAGLRRLYYTAIPTSVTKRFVETGMPMEFEPERYGVSDDTVAVTMDVASFNEHKMAALRAHGSQVGPNSRMGQLPQEQREKMMREMVGTERFSIGGTRTVIAAYPLRGFFDGLEGFEHVDEARALTGNAS; translated from the coding sequence ATGACCGATCAGCCTTCCCTACTCGCCGTGTTCGCCCATCCGGACGACGAAGCCTTCTCCAGCGGCGGAACCCTCGCCTTCTACGCTTCGAGAGGCGTGCGCGTCACCTTGGCGTGTGCGACGCGCGGCGAGGCGGGCAAGCAGACGGATCCGAACCTGACGGTCGAGGACTTGGGACGGCACCGCGAGCAGGAGTTGCGCGAAGCGTGCAAGGCGCTCGGAATCGACGATCCGATCTTCCTCGACTACCACGACTCGGGCCGTCAGGAGCGGGTGCGCAAGGACGATCCCAAGGCTCTTTTGAACGTCGAGCCGCTCGACGTGGAGACGAAGATTCTCGACGTCATCGAGCGGGTGAAGCCGCAAGTGCTGCTGACCTTCGATCCGCACGGCGGGTACGGCCACATCGATCACCTCGTCATTCACCGCGCGACGACCGCCGCCTTCTTCGCGGGCTCGCAGCGTTACGCGGGCTTGCGGCGCCTGTACTACACGGCGATCCCGACGTCCGTCACGAAGCGGTTCGTGGAGACGGGCATGCCGATGGAGTTCGAGCCGGAACGGTACGGAGTCTCGGACGACACGGTCGCCGTCACGATGGACGTCGCCTCTTTCAACGAGCACAAGATGGCCGCGTTGAGGGCCCACGGCTCGCAAGTCGGCCCGAACTCTCGCATGGGGCAACTGCCGCAAGAGCAGCGCGAGAAGATGATGCGCGAGATGGTCGGAACGGAGCGCTTCTCGATCGGTGGGACTCGCACCGTGATCGCCGCGTATCCCCTGCGCGGGTTTTTCGACGGTTTGGAGGGTTTCGAGCACGTCGACGAGGCGCGCGCGCTCACGGGCAACGCGAGTTGA
- a CDS encoding phosphotransferase family protein, with the protein MKTILPQEFEMPESFPSRALHACFPGHAALEARLGGEGDDCVAFHVRTDAEWMFLRAKHPHASACLDRLAALAPDLAAHLPVAVPAVEHHGRIDGHAFVGYRAVSGEFLSHALERGLDATRLRRAALDFANFFRALHALDPEPAKRVNVPSSDYAFGMRDEGWEEGDAASLYARDLEAYRKSRFADADTVTFLTQALDRHLTTLEDGAAHVLLHGEVSPGHVLLNEDGHLHGIIDFNGMYVGRSARDFLYLYETFGRRWTSDLLVAYESPDVTATLDELRFLHVWHTLLRLMWAVEHGLADLAARRSADLETLRNGLRPD; encoded by the coding sequence GTGAAGACGATCCTGCCACAGGAGTTCGAGATGCCCGAGTCCTTTCCGTCGCGCGCGCTTCACGCGTGCTTTCCCGGTCACGCCGCCCTCGAAGCCCGCCTCGGCGGTGAAGGCGATGACTGCGTGGCCTTCCACGTGCGCACCGACGCCGAGTGGATGTTTCTACGTGCCAAGCACCCGCACGCGTCCGCGTGTCTGGACCGTCTCGCCGCGCTCGCTCCCGACCTCGCCGCTCACTTGCCCGTCGCCGTTCCCGCCGTCGAGCATCACGGTCGGATCGACGGTCACGCGTTCGTCGGATACCGAGCCGTTTCCGGCGAGTTCCTGTCTCACGCGCTCGAGCGCGGCCTCGACGCGACCCGCCTTCGTCGCGCCGCGCTCGACTTCGCGAACTTCTTTCGTGCCTTGCACGCCCTCGATCCCGAGCCCGCGAAGCGCGTCAACGTTCCGAGCAGCGACTACGCCTTCGGAATGCGCGATGAAGGGTGGGAGGAAGGAGACGCCGCCTCGCTGTACGCGCGGGATCTGGAGGCGTACCGCAAGTCACGCTTCGCCGACGCCGACACGGTCACCTTCCTCACGCAGGCGCTCGACCGGCACCTGACGACGCTGGAAGACGGCGCCGCCCACGTGCTGCTGCACGGCGAGGTATCGCCCGGGCACGTCTTGCTGAACGAGGACGGTCACCTTCACGGAATCATCGACTTCAACGGAATGTACGTCGGTCGGTCCGCGCGCGACTTCCTGTATCTCTACGAGACGTTCGGGAGGCGCTGGACGTCCGACCTGCTCGTCGCGTACGAATCGCCGGACGTGACTGCCACGCTCGACGAACTGCGCTTCTTGCACGTGTGGCATACCCTCCTTCGCCTGATGTGGGCGGTCGAGCACGGTTTGGCGGATCTCGCGGCGCGGCGATCAGCGGACCTCGAGACCCTGCGAAACGGCCTGCGGCCAGACTGA